The Deinococcus koreensis genome window below encodes:
- a CDS encoding patatin-like phospholipase family protein, whose amino-acid sequence MTGTERAGFGLVLGGGGARGLAHIGVWKVLEDAHLRPGVVAGTSMGALIGAFIAAGYRGDDLERLAAQVSWRRLLDWRPGGSLLRVSALEAWLAQHLPPTFEELPIPLAVTATDMLTGRAVYLSRGDLYTALRATTAYPGALEPVPLRDMLLADGGILNQLPVDAALFLGAKRVVAVDVTAPGALELHERRVLLWRRGTSLGPVQALRRAVEVMQAQLTDARLSLYRPDVLLRPVLGDLDLMSFHRRAQAVQAGIDATLSELPQLRALGLMGVEPPALSPGTPSG is encoded by the coding sequence ATGACAGGCACGGAGAGGGCGGGATTTGGCCTGGTGCTGGGTGGCGGGGGGGCGCGCGGGCTGGCCCATATCGGGGTCTGGAAGGTGCTGGAAGACGCCCATCTGCGCCCGGGCGTGGTGGCGGGCACCAGCATGGGCGCCCTGATCGGCGCCTTCATTGCGGCCGGCTACCGGGGCGACGACCTCGAACGGCTCGCCGCGCAGGTGTCGTGGCGGCGGCTGCTGGACTGGCGGCCGGGCGGCAGCCTGCTGCGGGTGTCGGCACTGGAGGCCTGGCTCGCCCAGCACCTGCCGCCCACCTTCGAGGAACTGCCCATTCCCCTGGCAGTCACGGCCACCGACATGCTGACCGGCCGGGCGGTCTACCTCTCGCGCGGCGACCTGTATACGGCCCTGCGCGCCACCACCGCCTATCCGGGCGCCCTGGAGCCGGTGCCCCTGCGCGACATGCTGCTGGCCGACGGCGGCATCCTCAACCAGCTGCCGGTGGACGCCGCGCTGTTCCTGGGCGCCAAGCGGGTGGTCGCGGTGGATGTCACGGCGCCCGGCGCCCTGGAACTGCACGAGCGCCGGGTGCTGCTGTGGCGGCGGGGCACCAGCCTGGGGCCGGTGCAGGCCCTGCGCCGCGCGGTGGAGGTCATGCAGGCCCAGCTCACCGACGCCCGCCTGAGCCTCTACCGGCCCGACGTGCTGCTGCGCCCGGTGCTGGGCGACCTCGACCTGATGAGTTTCCACCGCCGGGCTCAGGCCGTGCAGGCGGGCATCGACGCCACCCTGAGCGAACTGCCCCAGCTGCGGGCGCTGGGCCTGATGGGCGTGGAGCCCCCGGCCCTGAGCCCCGGCACGCCGTCCGGCTGA
- a CDS encoding long-chain-fatty-acid--CoA ligase: MTQPPLPRPWLQHYERGVPHDFSPSGRTLPQLLEEAAAQYPERVALSFLGATTTYRALLDDARRLANALRKMGVQPGDRVSIMLPNCPQFVVSFYGALMAGATVVNTSPMYTPHELQHQLADSGSETLIMLDAFYPRYEQIRDSVPVRRVLVTGIQDALPFPKNVLYPVKARREGRWVQVKIEGQTLPLRAVLRSQAPAAPDATVSPDDVALLQYTGGTTGVPKGAMLTHRNLVANCEQARAWMTDLRGGQEVTLAAIPFFHVYGMTVAMNLSVLIGATIALVPNPRDIKMVLGEISRSGATLFPGVPTLYNAINNHPDTPRHNLTSIRACISGSAPLLLETARRFREITHGANLVEGYGLTEASPITHTNPIFGEQKVGSIGLPMPGVDAIVVDEQGQTVAPGEVGELWVAGPMVMKGYWGRPDETAQTLAQAHGLTWLKTGDMAVMDEGGFFRIVDRKKDLIIAGGFNIYPREVEEVLMMHPAVLEAAAVGVPDEYRGESVHAVVALKPGQQVSDKELMAHCRTELSPYKVPRSVEFRDELPKTAAMKILRRQLAQDARERLQKSKSA; encoded by the coding sequence ATGACTCAGCCGCCCCTTCCCCGACCCTGGCTCCAGCACTACGAGCGTGGTGTGCCACACGACTTCAGCCCCAGTGGGCGCACCCTGCCCCAGCTGCTCGAGGAGGCGGCTGCCCAGTATCCGGAGCGGGTGGCGCTGAGCTTCCTTGGCGCCACGACCACCTATCGCGCCCTGCTCGACGACGCCCGGCGGTTGGCCAACGCGCTGCGGAAGATGGGTGTGCAGCCCGGCGACCGGGTGTCCATCATGCTGCCCAACTGCCCCCAGTTCGTGGTCAGCTTCTACGGCGCCCTGATGGCCGGCGCGACCGTGGTGAACACCAGTCCGATGTACACCCCGCACGAGCTGCAGCACCAGCTGGCCGACTCGGGCAGTGAGACGCTGATCATGCTCGACGCCTTTTATCCGCGCTACGAGCAGATCCGCGACTCCGTGCCGGTCAGGCGCGTGCTGGTCACGGGGATTCAGGACGCGCTGCCCTTTCCCAAGAACGTGCTGTACCCGGTCAAGGCCCGCCGCGAGGGCCGCTGGGTGCAGGTGAAGATCGAGGGCCAGACCCTGCCGCTGCGGGCCGTGCTGCGCTCGCAGGCGCCGGCCGCACCGGACGCCACGGTCAGCCCGGACGACGTGGCCCTGCTGCAGTACACCGGCGGCACCACCGGCGTGCCCAAGGGTGCCATGCTCACCCACCGCAACCTGGTCGCCAACTGCGAGCAGGCCCGGGCCTGGATGACCGATCTGCGCGGCGGCCAGGAGGTCACGCTGGCGGCCATTCCCTTCTTCCACGTCTACGGCATGACGGTCGCCATGAACCTGAGCGTCCTGATCGGGGCGACCATCGCGCTGGTGCCCAATCCCCGCGACATCAAGATGGTGCTGGGCGAGATCAGCCGCAGCGGCGCCACGCTGTTCCCCGGCGTCCCGACGCTGTACAACGCCATCAACAACCATCCGGACACGCCCAGACACAACCTCACCTCGATCCGCGCCTGTATCAGCGGGAGCGCGCCCCTGCTGCTGGAGACCGCCCGCCGCTTCCGCGAGATCACCCACGGCGCGAATCTGGTCGAGGGCTACGGCCTGACCGAGGCCAGCCCGATCACCCACACCAACCCGATCTTCGGTGAGCAGAAGGTCGGCAGCATCGGCCTGCCCATGCCCGGCGTGGACGCCATCGTGGTCGACGAGCAGGGGCAGACCGTGGCGCCCGGCGAGGTGGGCGAGCTGTGGGTGGCCGGGCCGATGGTCATGAAGGGCTACTGGGGCCGCCCCGACGAGACGGCCCAGACCCTGGCCCAGGCCCACGGGCTGACCTGGCTGAAGACCGGCGACATGGCCGTGATGGACGAGGGCGGCTTCTTCCGGATCGTCGACCGCAAGAAAGACCTCATCATCGCCGGCGGCTTCAACATCTACCCGCGCGAGGTCGAGGAAGTGCTGATGATGCACCCCGCCGTGCTGGAAGCCGCCGCCGTGGGCGTTCCCGACGAGTACCGGGGCGAGAGCGTGCACGCGGTTGTGGCCCTCAAGCCCGGCCAGCAGGTCAGCGACAAGGAACTCATGGCCCACTGCCGCACCGAACTCAGCCCCTACAAGGTGCCGCGCTCGGTCGAATTCCGCGACGAACTGCCCAAGACGGCCGCCATGAAGATCCTGCGCCGCCAGCTGGCCCAGGATGCTCGGGAGCGCCTGCAGAAGTCGAAAAGCGCCTGA
- a CDS encoding heavy-metal-associated domain-containing protein has product MGGMTSSATRVLLGVRGMTREAGPRVAAVLTSLDGVQRAIPDDGQIEVYYDATQLTVMDLVRAVRAQGFLAGML; this is encoded by the coding sequence ATGGGCGGCATGACGAGTTCCGCCACCCGCGTGCTGCTGGGCGTGCGCGGCATGACCAGGGAGGCTGGCCCCAGGGTCGCGGCCGTCCTGACCAGCCTCGACGGTGTTCAGCGCGCTATTCCCGACGACGGCCAGATCGAGGTCTACTACGACGCCACCCAGCTTACCGTGATGGATCTCGTGCGGGCCGTCCGGGCCCAGGGCTTCCTGGCCGGAATGCTCTAG
- a CDS encoding DUF503 domain-containing protein — MALGYVGILTVRLEMPWVSNLKEKRALVRPVVERLKARYPLTVARLDGLDAHDWEVIGVATLSNDYGWVEETLRMAADYIAREGPYRVASEHTEITVLGGSEDEDDQD; from the coding sequence GTGGCTCTGGGCTATGTGGGAATCCTGACCGTGCGGCTGGAGATGCCGTGGGTCAGCAACCTGAAGGAGAAACGTGCGCTGGTGCGGCCGGTGGTCGAGCGTCTGAAAGCCCGCTACCCCCTGACCGTGGCCCGCCTGGACGGCCTGGACGCCCATGACTGGGAGGTCATCGGGGTCGCCACCCTCAGCAACGATTACGGCTGGGTCGAGGAAACCCTGAGGATGGCCGCCGATTACATCGCCCGCGAGGGGCCGTACCGGGTCGCCAGTGAGCACACCGAGATCACCGTGCTGGGCGGCAGCGAGGATGAGGACGACCAGGACTGA
- the tsaD gene encoding tRNA (adenosine(37)-N6)-threonylcarbamoyltransferase complex transferase subunit TsaD: protein MSESVAPVIRPRLVLGIDTSCDDTGVGVVELAPDGSVRVRSNRIWSQTVHAQYGGVMPELASREHVERIAQIAAEALDEAGHTLGDLDAVAATSGPGLVGALLVGLMYGKGVAQALDVPFYAAHHLEGHIFAAASEAELRAPYLALVVSGGHTHLFDVPRSGEYVLVGATKDDAAGEAFDKVARLAGLGYPGGPAISEAATRGDPDAVAFKVPLQGQKGFDFSFSGLKTAALLAHRAGAAPEDLAASFQQMAVRTLVNTTLRAAEATGRATVVVSGGVAANAALRAAFQATGLRVVFPGRGLNTDNGAMIALAGAAALHEGRAASSLSEGAVAYAPLATA from the coding sequence ATGAGCGAGTCTGTCGCCCCCGTGATCCGTCCCCGGCTGGTGCTGGGCATCGACACCTCCTGCGACGATACCGGGGTGGGCGTGGTCGAGCTGGCCCCGGACGGCTCGGTGCGGGTGCGGTCCAACCGCATCTGGTCGCAGACGGTGCATGCCCAGTACGGCGGCGTGATGCCCGAGCTGGCGAGCCGCGAGCACGTGGAGCGCATCGCGCAGATCGCCGCCGAGGCGCTGGACGAGGCCGGCCACACGCTGGGCGACCTGGACGCCGTGGCGGCCACCTCCGGCCCCGGACTGGTCGGCGCGCTGCTGGTGGGCCTGATGTACGGCAAGGGGGTGGCGCAGGCCCTGGACGTGCCCTTCTACGCCGCGCACCACCTGGAGGGGCACATCTTCGCGGCGGCCTCGGAGGCCGAGCTGCGCGCCCCCTACCTGGCGCTGGTGGTCTCGGGCGGCCACACCCACCTCTTCGATGTGCCCCGGAGCGGCGAGTACGTGCTGGTCGGCGCCACGAAGGACGACGCGGCGGGCGAGGCCTTCGACAAGGTCGCCCGACTGGCGGGCCTGGGCTATCCCGGTGGCCCGGCCATCAGCGAGGCGGCGACGCGCGGTGACCCGGACGCGGTGGCCTTCAAGGTGCCGCTGCAGGGCCAGAAGGGCTTCGACTTCAGCTTCAGCGGCTTGAAAACCGCCGCCCTGCTGGCCCACCGCGCCGGTGCCGCGCCCGAGGATCTGGCCGCCAGCTTCCAGCAGATGGCCGTGCGAACCCTGGTGAACACGACCCTGCGCGCCGCCGAGGCCACCGGGCGCGCGACGGTCGTGGTCTCCGGTGGAGTGGCTGCGAACGCCGCCCTGCGCGCCGCCTTCCAGGCCACGGGACTGCGCGTGGTGTTTCCCGGCAGGGGGCTGAACACCGACAACGGCGCCATGATCGCCCTGGCGGGCGCGGCGGCCCTGCACGAGGGGCGCGCCGCCAGTTCACTCAGCGAGGGCGCCGTGGCCTACGCGCCGCTCGCCACCGCCTGA
- a CDS encoding DUF1999 domain-containing protein, with translation MRYRTFGEADYAALQALDLRLQRAADPAYDTLPEREREGRLHTSPAALKFYERSEHSFVADQGGTLQGFVLAQAVWQGDRPTVLIRTLSQTPDAPAGTPEGLFQAVIKSAYDTAVYEVHFPVSPALHAVAQAEGTRVLGAYGVCHLGSRTQTAPGSRLGELPDKG, from the coding sequence ATGCGTTACCGCACCTTCGGCGAAGCCGACTACGCCGCCCTGCAGGCCCTGGATCTGCGCCTCCAGCGCGCCGCCGACCCGGCCTACGACACCCTTCCGGAGCGCGAGCGGGAGGGCCGGCTGCACACCAGCCCGGCCGCCCTGAAGTTCTACGAGCGCAGCGAACACTCCTTCGTGGCCGACCAGGGGGGAACGCTGCAGGGCTTCGTGCTGGCCCAGGCGGTCTGGCAGGGCGACCGTCCCACGGTGCTGATCCGCACGCTCAGCCAGACCCCGGACGCCCCGGCCGGCACGCCGGAGGGTCTGTTCCAGGCGGTGATCAAGAGCGCCTACGACACGGCCGTCTACGAGGTGCATTTTCCCGTGAGCCCGGCGCTGCACGCCGTCGCCCAGGCTGAGGGCACCCGGGTGCTGGGGGCCTACGGGGTGTGCCACCTGGGCAGCCGCACCCAGACCGCCCCCGGCAGCCGCCTGGGAGAGCTGCCGGATAAGGGGTAA
- the lepB gene encoding signal peptidase I, which yields MTRLNKPAPTTLQKLWKELLEPIVFAVVITQFVATLVGVDGVSMMPNLRDRERVFVPKYETWLHKAGVGEFSRGDILIFKPPREASAKIANLNKSALGLYTYRPFLIKRLIGLPGDRIRIEAGEVFVNGVKLDSSWTTDFWREQGCWDSQSPLATQATSNQAGVMPDQAEITVPPGRYFVMGDNRTQSGSEDSRLFGPVARRDVAGRAAAVVWPIMRKTNAKYDCAADRVAELSGPNVLNWRTLGRPEGFQTLKTALNR from the coding sequence ATGACGAGACTCAACAAGCCCGCTCCCACGACCTTGCAGAAACTCTGGAAGGAACTCCTTGAACCCATAGTGTTCGCGGTCGTGATCACCCAGTTCGTCGCGACACTGGTCGGCGTGGACGGCGTGAGTATGATGCCCAACCTGCGAGACCGCGAGCGCGTGTTCGTGCCCAAATACGAGACCTGGCTGCACAAGGCCGGGGTGGGTGAATTCAGCCGGGGCGACATCCTGATCTTCAAGCCCCCGCGTGAGGCCTCCGCCAAGATCGCCAACCTGAACAAGAGTGCGCTGGGCCTGTACACCTACCGGCCCTTCCTGATCAAGCGGCTGATCGGGCTGCCGGGCGACCGGATCCGGATCGAGGCCGGCGAGGTCTTCGTCAACGGAGTGAAGCTCGATTCCTCGTGGACGACCGATTTCTGGCGCGAGCAGGGCTGCTGGGACTCGCAGAGCCCGCTGGCAACCCAGGCCACCTCCAACCAGGCCGGCGTGATGCCCGACCAGGCCGAGATCACCGTGCCGCCGGGCAGGTATTTCGTGATGGGCGACAACCGCACCCAGAGCGGGTCGGAGGACTCACGGCTGTTCGGGCCGGTGGCGCGCCGCGACGTGGCGGGCCGGGCCGCTGCCGTGGTGTGGCCGATCATGCGCAAGACCAACGCCAAGTACGACTGCGCCGCCGACCGCGTGGCCGAGCTGAGCGGCCCCAACGTCCTGAACTGGCGGACACTCGGCCGCCCCGAGGGCTTCCAGACCCTGAAAACGGCGCTGAACAGGTAG
- a CDS encoding NAD(P)/FAD-dependent oxidoreductase: MKPHVIVIGGGVAGASVAYFLGRAGRAVTVVDAGVAPASHVPSALINPVRGQAGRVPEGALQGLALTWALIEELGQRGIHVPHGRGGVLRPVPDEATRRKFDRHRPDGLEAHWLSPEEAPVSLAPGWHAALFLPQGGWLDGAAFVVGLIAASGARVVQARAQRWDARTVTLEGGDLLDADAVVFCGGSVGSTWAGERATHRMGTLLQLDRAVTGVPLSFGAYLAPSATGGVLGATFEAPAQSWQPPALPLASLGWLLGKGEALADPWGVQVTGRWTGSRLSGLSCGRSEGGVWRLSGLGSQGFLLGPLLARGLAGDIGRHVAGDGASPAAGPAPTHG, from the coding sequence ATGAAACCCCACGTCATCGTGATCGGCGGCGGGGTTGCGGGCGCCTCGGTCGCGTACTTCCTGGGGCGGGCGGGGCGGGCGGTCACGGTGGTCGACGCCGGGGTGGCGCCGGCCAGCCACGTGCCCTCGGCGCTGATCAACCCGGTGCGCGGGCAGGCGGGCCGGGTACCGGAGGGGGCCCTACAGGGCCTGGCGCTGACCTGGGCGCTGATCGAGGAGCTGGGCCAGCGAGGAATCCACGTTCCACACGGACGCGGCGGCGTCCTGCGACCGGTGCCCGACGAGGCCACGCGCCGGAAATTCGACCGCCACCGGCCGGACGGCCTGGAGGCGCACTGGCTCAGCCCAGAGGAGGCGCCGGTGTCCCTGGCGCCCGGCTGGCACGCGGCGCTCTTTCTGCCCCAGGGCGGCTGGCTGGACGGCGCGGCCTTCGTGGTCGGCCTGATCGCGGCGTCCGGGGCGAGGGTGGTTCAGGCGCGGGCCCAGCGCTGGGACGCCCGCACCGTCACGCTCGAGGGCGGAGACCTGCTGGACGCCGACGCGGTCGTCTTCTGCGGCGGCTCGGTGGGTTCGACCTGGGCGGGCGAGCGCGCCACCCACCGCATGGGCACGCTGCTCCAGCTGGATCGGGCGGTGACGGGGGTGCCGCTGAGTTTCGGGGCGTATCTGGCCCCGTCGGCCACGGGCGGCGTGCTGGGCGCCACCTTCGAGGCCCCGGCGCAGAGCTGGCAGCCCCCGGCCCTGCCGCTGGCCTCGCTGGGCTGGCTGCTGGGCAAGGGCGAGGCGCTGGCCGACCCCTGGGGCGTGCAGGTCACCGGGCGCTGGACGGGCTCGCGGCTCTCGGGCCTGAGCTGTGGGCGGAGCGAGGGCGGCGTGTGGCGCCTGAGCGGGCTGGGCAGCCAGGGCTTCCTGCTGGGCCCGCTGCTGGCGCGCGGGCTGGCCGGGGACATCGGGCGTCACGTTGCCGGTGACGGGGCGTCCCCTGCAGCCGGGCCCGCGCCCACGCACGGCTGA
- a CDS encoding serine/threonine-protein kinase: MPLAGQVVGDGIRLVRPVGRGSHSLVYFAVTREGQPCAVKIFPPHLSSFADREYEHANNLHHPRLGRMLGRAQVNDQPALIATLARGEVLFQRYAQRPAAHHDRRAFLLTMAHLLDALGYMHGQGLVHRDIKPENIIVESDGSAKLVDFDLSGPAQETFDAPTRFGTAAFQSPEAARGDPLGPASDLYGVGVLLGWGIYGALPEPGETLGGSTDPLSTLHLALTRPDPGDRPESALQARKELLRLTGLPY, encoded by the coding sequence GTGCCGCTCGCAGGACAGGTGGTGGGAGACGGGATCCGGCTGGTTCGTCCGGTCGGACGCGGTTCTCACAGCCTCGTGTATTTCGCCGTGACCCGTGAGGGTCAGCCCTGCGCCGTGAAAATTTTTCCACCCCACCTGTCCAGTTTCGCCGACCGCGAATACGAGCACGCCAACAACCTGCACCACCCCCGACTGGGCCGGATGCTGGGCCGCGCCCAGGTGAACGACCAGCCCGCCCTGATCGCCACCCTGGCCCGCGGCGAGGTGCTCTTCCAGCGCTACGCCCAGCGCCCCGCCGCGCACCACGACCGCCGCGCCTTCCTGCTCACCATGGCCCACCTGCTCGACGCGCTGGGCTACATGCACGGGCAGGGGCTGGTGCACCGCGACATCAAACCCGAGAACATCATCGTGGAGAGCGACGGCAGCGCCAAACTGGTGGATTTCGACCTGTCCGGCCCGGCCCAGGAGACCTTCGACGCCCCCACCCGCTTCGGCACCGCCGCCTTCCAGAGCCCCGAAGCGGCGCGCGGTGACCCGCTGGGCCCCGCCAGCGACCTCTACGGCGTGGGCGTCCTGCTGGGCTGGGGCATCTACGGCGCCCTGCCCGAACCCGGCGAGACGCTGGGCGGCAGCACCGATCCCCTGTCCACCCTGCACCTCGCCCTCACCCGCCCCGACCCGGGCGACCGCCCAGAGAGTGCCCTCCAGGCCAGGAAGGAACTCCTGCGCCTGACCGGCCTCCCGTACTGA
- the mnmD gene encoding tRNA (5-methylaminomethyl-2-thiouridine)(34)-methyltransferase MnmD, with product MEDLCATILTTPDGSRTALSPRYGEAYGSRHGAATQARHVFLEGTGTHEHPHPHVLEIGFGLGVNFRATLADAARRGVALDYLAYEFDPAPLDVLGEVAAGGEGAGHQAWEALLTAWPERADPHTPLRVQAEGVDLTLHFADVLTSELPRQWASAVYLDGFSPTRNPEVWTPEFTARLAGALAPGGVLGTYSAAGHVRRALTAAGLQVERRPGAPGKRECLRAVRPT from the coding sequence GTGGAAGACCTCTGCGCCACCATCCTGACCACGCCCGACGGCTCGCGCACCGCGCTCAGCCCCCGTTATGGCGAGGCCTACGGCTCCCGGCACGGCGCCGCCACCCAGGCCCGGCACGTCTTTCTGGAGGGCACCGGCACCCACGAACACCCCCACCCGCACGTGCTGGAGATCGGCTTCGGCCTCGGCGTGAACTTCCGCGCCACGCTCGCCGACGCGGCCCGGCGGGGCGTGGCGCTCGACTACCTGGCGTACGAGTTCGACCCCGCCCCGCTGGACGTGCTGGGCGAGGTGGCGGCCGGGGGCGAGGGGGCCGGGCACCAGGCCTGGGAGGCGCTGCTGACGGCGTGGCCGGAGAGGGCCGATCCGCACACGCCCCTGCGCGTCCAGGCCGAGGGCGTCGACCTGACCCTCCACTTCGCGGACGTGCTGACCAGCGAGCTGCCGCGCCAGTGGGCCTCGGCGGTGTATCTGGACGGCTTCTCCCCTACCCGCAACCCGGAGGTCTGGACGCCCGAGTTCACGGCGCGGCTGGCCGGTGCCCTGGCGCCGGGCGGCGTGCTGGGCACCTACAGCGCGGCGGGGCATGTGCGCCGCGCCCTGACGGCGGCCGGGCTGCAGGTCGAGCGGCGACCGGGGGCACCGGGCAAGCGCGAATGCCTGCGGGCCGTGCGGCCGACATGA
- a CDS encoding isocitrate/isopropylmalate dehydrogenase family protein produces MANYRICLIEGDGIGHEVIPATRRVLDAAGFDAEYVHAEAGYEYFLDHGTSVPQATYDAVENTHATLFGAATSPTGIKPAGFSGAIRHLRQKYALYANVRPTKTRPVPGAYENVDLVIVRENTQGLYVEQERRYGDVAIADTVITKDASDRIGKFAADLAMKRSKRLTVVHKANVLPVTQGLFLNTILDHCKTVEGLNTSTMIVDNAAMQLVRNPRQFDVLVMTNMFGDILSDLAAGLVGGLGIAASGNVGDKFGIFESVHGSAPDIAGQGVANPTASILAAVLMLDHLGDHATAGRIDAAVNRVLTEGPRTRDLGGTAGTKEFTDAVIAAL; encoded by the coding sequence ATGGCGAACTACCGCATCTGTTTGATCGAGGGAGACGGCATCGGGCACGAGGTCATCCCCGCCACCCGCCGCGTGCTGGACGCCGCCGGCTTCGACGCCGAGTATGTCCACGCCGAGGCCGGCTATGAATACTTCCTGGATCACGGCACCTCGGTGCCCCAGGCCACCTACGACGCCGTGGAGAACACCCACGCCACGCTGTTCGGCGCGGCCACCAGCCCCACCGGCATCAAGCCGGCCGGCTTCTCCGGCGCGATCCGCCACCTGCGTCAGAAATATGCCCTGTACGCCAACGTGCGCCCCACCAAGACCCGCCCGGTGCCCGGCGCCTACGAGAACGTGGATCTGGTGATCGTGCGCGAGAACACCCAGGGCCTGTACGTGGAGCAGGAACGCCGCTACGGCGATGTGGCGATCGCCGACACGGTAATCACGAAGGACGCCAGCGACCGTATCGGCAAGTTCGCCGCCGACCTCGCCATGAAGCGCAGCAAGCGCCTGACCGTGGTGCACAAGGCCAACGTGCTCCCCGTGACGCAGGGGCTGTTCCTGAACACCATCCTCGATCACTGTAAGACCGTGGAAGGGCTCAACACCTCCACCATGATCGTGGACAACGCCGCCATGCAGCTGGTGCGCAACCCCCGTCAGTTCGACGTGCTGGTCATGACCAACATGTTCGGCGACATCCTGAGCGACCTGGCCGCCGGGCTGGTGGGCGGGCTGGGCATCGCCGCCAGTGGCAACGTGGGCGACAAGTTCGGCATCTTCGAATCGGTGCACGGCAGCGCCCCGGACATCGCCGGGCAGGGCGTCGCCAACCCCACCGCCTCCATCCTGGCCGCCGTGCTGATGCTCGACCACCTGGGCGACCACGCCACCGCCGGGCGCATCGACGCCGCCGTGAACAGGGTGCTCACTGAAGGCCCGCGCACCCGAGACCTGGGCGGCACGGCCGGCACCAAGGAATTCACGGACGCCGTGATCGCCGCGCTGTAA
- a CDS encoding S41 family peptidase — MNGKRLTLVLTVAAATAAVAYAQLGAYTQTQLSATPTGKTLLEVIGDLNRYYLHPVDQEKLLRGAINGAIGSLDDEFTYYSQPEDTAIDAENLNGEFFGIGVQLLAANADGTGGKVDNVFRGGSASAAGVQIGDVFVKIGDQDVIGKKLNEIVRLVRGAKGTTVNITFARDGKPYAVKMQRQPVTIVSVETTVLPGNIGYIGLNTFYNEKVSQQFNAAVADMKKKGVQKLILDMRDNGGGLLNAGVDVADQFLQQGPIVSLRDRSGKREVYGVAKAAASDYTGKLVVLLNKNSASASEVVAGALQDNARAQIVGEQSFGKGVAQIPIDNLPDGGKVAIVNSAWLTPKNREIHKKGITPDVKVADTRYTVPLNFTGGGLKAGEKVTLTVAGKPVTVTADKEGKFTYAAEAKRPSRSAAQGEAVLDVNGDAILKKGLELLK, encoded by the coding sequence GTGAACGGGAAACGTCTGACCTTAGTCCTGACCGTCGCGGCGGCCACCGCCGCTGTCGCCTACGCCCAGCTCGGGGCCTATACCCAGACCCAGCTGAGCGCCACCCCCACCGGCAAGACCCTGCTGGAAGTCATCGGGGATCTGAACCGCTACTACCTGCACCCGGTCGATCAGGAGAAACTGCTGCGCGGCGCGATTAACGGCGCCATCGGCAGCCTGGACGACGAATTCACCTATTACAGCCAGCCCGAGGACACCGCCATCGACGCCGAGAACCTGAACGGCGAGTTCTTCGGGATCGGGGTGCAGCTGCTCGCCGCCAACGCCGACGGCACGGGCGGCAAGGTGGACAACGTGTTCCGGGGCGGCTCGGCCTCGGCGGCCGGCGTACAGATCGGCGACGTGTTCGTGAAGATCGGCGATCAGGACGTGATCGGCAAGAAGCTCAACGAGATCGTGCGGCTGGTGCGCGGCGCCAAGGGCACCACCGTGAATATCACCTTCGCCCGCGACGGTAAGCCCTACGCCGTGAAGATGCAGCGTCAGCCGGTCACCATCGTGTCCGTGGAAACGACCGTGCTGCCGGGCAACATCGGCTATATCGGGCTGAACACCTTCTACAACGAGAAGGTCAGCCAGCAGTTCAACGCCGCCGTGGCCGACATGAAGAAGAAGGGCGTGCAGAAGCTGATCCTGGACATGCGTGACAACGGCGGCGGCCTGCTCAACGCCGGGGTGGACGTGGCCGATCAGTTCCTGCAGCAGGGCCCGATCGTCAGCCTGCGCGACCGCAGCGGCAAGAGGGAGGTCTACGGCGTGGCCAAGGCGGCGGCCAGCGACTACACCGGCAAGCTGGTCGTGCTGCTCAACAAGAACTCCGCCAGCGCCAGCGAGGTCGTGGCCGGCGCCCTGCAGGACAACGCCCGCGCCCAGATCGTGGGCGAGCAGAGCTTCGGCAAGGGCGTGGCGCAGATTCCCATCGACAACCTGCCCGACGGCGGCAAGGTCGCCATCGTGAACTCTGCCTGGCTGACCCCGAAGAATCGCGAGATCCACAAGAAGGGCATCACGCCCGACGTGAAGGTCGCCGACACGCGCTACACCGTGCCGCTGAACTTCACGGGCGGCGGCCTGAAGGCCGGCGAGAAGGTCACCCTGACCGTGGCCGGCAAGCCCGTGACCGTGACCGCCGACAAGGAGGGCAAGTTCACCTACGCCGCCGAGGCCAAGCGCCCCAGCCGCAGCGCCGCCCAGGGTGAGGCCGTGCTCGACGTGAACGGCGACGCCATCCTGAAGAAGGGGCTGGAGCTGCTGAAGTAA